The Shewanella sp. KX20019 genome window below encodes:
- a CDS encoding sensor histidine kinase, with the protein MSTLGLFWAVIAQFSKQQLQISQVLSAIANGDTSLGLPSRHPLHAKFINVTSQLKHSQIEAQTQAHYLQTLLIHLDIAIIVVSESGDISQKNPASERLLGSLPGNVAQLSHLGECIHRAIKDEKLVISWQKGEHQDRLSVQITCVSIDGKALKLVSIQSIYLALQAKEQQAYKKLTKVLTHEIANSITPLTSLSQTAVTLVPSSLCFDDEEDKQDLQLALDTIANRTQHLDEFIARFRSLSQLPPPNLHVISLSKLVSRTLNLFEHQWQQQRIEVQFDHHSDYQLMADAAQIEQVLINLLKNATEAISQQAEKRIQLRLHQNEQAQVSLDIIDSGAGIAEHVLEMIFVPFFTTKPQGSGIGLSLSRHIMIQHGGDLAYINSKQGACFRLTFS; encoded by the coding sequence ATGTCGACTCTAGGCTTATTCTGGGCTGTGATAGCACAATTTTCAAAACAACAACTGCAGATATCACAAGTATTGAGCGCTATCGCCAATGGTGACACTAGTTTGGGGCTACCTAGCCGTCATCCGTTACATGCCAAGTTTATTAACGTGACTAGCCAACTAAAACACAGCCAGATAGAGGCACAAACTCAAGCCCATTACTTACAAACATTATTAATCCACTTAGATATTGCCATCATAGTGGTGAGTGAGAGTGGGGATATAAGCCAAAAGAACCCCGCCAGCGAACGTCTATTAGGGAGTTTGCCGGGTAATGTCGCTCAGCTATCTCATTTAGGGGAGTGTATTCATCGTGCAATTAAGGATGAGAAGCTAGTCATAAGCTGGCAGAAAGGGGAGCATCAAGATAGGCTTTCAGTCCAGATAACCTGTGTCAGCATTGACGGTAAAGCACTAAAGCTCGTTAGCATTCAGTCTATTTATCTGGCGCTGCAAGCCAAGGAACAACAAGCTTACAAGAAGCTAACTAAAGTACTTACGCACGAGATCGCCAACTCAATTACTCCGTTAACATCGTTATCGCAAACGGCAGTGACATTAGTGCCTTCTAGCCTTTGTTTTGATGATGAGGAGGATAAACAGGATCTGCAGTTAGCGCTCGACACTATCGCTAATCGCACCCAGCATTTGGATGAATTTATTGCTCGCTTTAGATCTTTGAGTCAGCTCCCTCCGCCTAATCTCCATGTCATTAGCTTAAGCAAACTTGTCAGTCGCACACTAAATCTATTTGAACATCAATGGCAGCAACAGAGGATTGAAGTTCAGTTTGATCACCACAGCGACTACCAATTAATGGCGGACGCCGCGCAAATAGAGCAAGTGTTGATAAACCTATTGAAAAACGCTACTGAGGCTATCAGTCAGCAGGCAGAAAAGCGTATTCAATTGAGGTTACATCAAAATGAGCAAGCTCAAGTCAGTTTGGACATTATTGATAGTGGAGCTGGAATTGCAGAGCATGTACTCGAGATGATTTTCGTGCCTTTCTTCACCACTAAGCCGCAAGGGTCTGGCATAGGGCTAAGCCTGTCGCGCCACATTATGATACAGCATGGTGGCGATTTGGCTTACATTAACTCCAAGCAAGGCGCCTGCTTTAGGTTAACGTTTAGTTAG
- a CDS encoding sigma-54-dependent transcriptional regulator encodes MTKHIGSILIVDDNADILTASRLLLKQHYQQVKTTTDPHQICHYLEQFDIDVVLLDMNFTQDAISGKEGFHWLQQILRLKPSTTVIMMTAYADLNLAIQAIKAGAADFIAKPWRNEALLAVVAAAFTHASTKRERDSLSRQNSGLTNALSGQTFPFLGESVAMQRVFSTIEKAAKTDANILILGESGTGKELAARAIHQASQRAEKAFVSVDMGSVSDSLFESELFGHKKGAFTDAKQDRVGRFELAHNGSIFLDEIGNLPLSQQAKLLAVLQNRQVTPIGSNKPIDFDSRLICATNHDLLEAIDTGEFRQDFLYRINTIEIQLPPLRDRVEDIPLLVQHYLTHFSQKYHRQLTITASDLNRLCLYTWPGNVRELAHSIERSVILSEGHQLDISAIISNTKTPSKSHDDVPPRVTSFNLLDVEKETVAAALQHFQGNVSKAAKALGLTRGALYRRLEKHEL; translated from the coding sequence ATGACTAAGCACATTGGTAGCATTTTGATAGTTGATGACAACGCAGATATTTTGACCGCGTCTAGGTTATTACTAAAGCAACATTATCAACAGGTTAAAACCACTACAGATCCCCATCAGATCTGCCACTATTTGGAACAATTTGATATCGATGTCGTGCTGCTTGATATGAACTTCACCCAAGATGCGATTAGTGGTAAGGAGGGGTTTCATTGGTTACAGCAAATATTGCGACTCAAACCAAGTACCACAGTTATTATGATGACGGCTTATGCGGATCTAAACCTTGCGATTCAGGCAATAAAAGCAGGCGCGGCAGACTTTATTGCTAAACCTTGGCGGAACGAAGCATTATTGGCGGTCGTGGCGGCAGCTTTCACCCATGCAAGCACCAAACGTGAGCGCGACAGCCTCAGTCGACAAAATAGTGGTTTAACGAACGCGCTTTCTGGGCAAACATTTCCTTTTCTCGGTGAAAGCGTTGCAATGCAACGAGTCTTTAGCACCATAGAAAAAGCTGCTAAAACAGATGCTAACATTCTTATTCTCGGCGAGAGTGGTACAGGTAAAGAACTTGCGGCCCGCGCAATACATCAAGCTAGCCAACGAGCTGAAAAAGCATTCGTCAGTGTCGATATGGGCTCAGTATCTGATAGTTTATTTGAGAGCGAATTGTTTGGTCATAAAAAAGGCGCCTTTACCGATGCAAAGCAAGATCGTGTTGGACGTTTTGAGCTAGCCCATAATGGCAGTATATTTCTAGATGAAATCGGTAACCTGCCCCTGTCACAACAAGCTAAACTTTTGGCGGTATTACAGAATCGACAAGTGACGCCAATCGGCAGTAATAAACCAATTGATTTCGATAGCCGGCTCATCTGCGCGACTAACCATGATCTACTCGAAGCCATCGATACCGGTGAGTTTAGGCAAGACTTTCTGTACCGCATAAACACCATCGAGATCCAGCTACCACCGCTTCGCGATCGCGTCGAAGATATTCCGTTATTAGTACAGCACTATTTAACTCACTTTTCGCAAAAGTATCATCGTCAACTCACTATCACTGCCAGTGATTTAAACCGTTTGTGTCTGTATACATGGCCTGGAAATGTTCGAGAATTAGCCCATTCCATTGAACGCTCAGTGATCTTGAGTGAAGGTCACCAGCTTGATATCTCCGCCATCATCAGCAATACCAAGACTCCCTCTAAGAGCCATGATGATGTCCCTCCTCGAGTCACTAGTTTTAATCTGCTGGATGTAGAAAAAGAGACGGTTGCTGCTGCACTACAACATTTTCAAGGCAATGTTAGCAAAGCCGCTAAGGCCCTAGGATTGACACGTGGTGCACTGTATCGCAGGTTAGAAAAACATGAACTTTAA